A region of the Styela clava chromosome 1, kaStyClav1.hap1.2, whole genome shotgun sequence genome:
AAGATTTAAATCAcccaaaaaatttattttcagtggaAACTATTGAAGAAACCGTAGAAGATAAAACGAGAGATCAGCCTGAAAAATCAAGACCAAAGTTAAGGTCCAGAGGATCTCTTGGTTCGGTGGTATTTGAAACGATAGCAGAAGCTTCAGAATCACCGGAAATTGGTCAGAGTGGGGAGACTGGAGAAGTCATAGATCAAGCACTGCCCATTTCAAACCAAAAATCAGTTTCTAAAGAAGATGATCAAGttgatatacaaaataaaacgatGGATAATGAAATTGATACCAAGACAAAAGAAATCGTAGACAATGTCGATGAGGTCACTTCAGAACGTCCACAGCGCACGTCATCAGGAAGGAGTCGTCGTCGTTCAAAAAATCGGAAAAAATCCCCAAAGCGACATACCCGTATTTTTAATCGCGGCCTTATTCCTTCGCCTAACTATTTTTATAACGTGGGTGACCTAATGGGAAGAGTCCAAAAACTTCGACGAACCGGAAAACGAAATCCTTGGGAGGTTGATATCGATATTCCCATGCCTCCTGTACATCAAAATGAAGAGGGAGGAGCAAAGCCAGATGCAAACAAAGATGACGCAGCATCCATCAGCTCACAGGATTCTGTCAGTCCGCGTAAGGCAGATCCGATGACAAAAGTGGAGCCACCGATCATGTACGAGAAGAAATCTCGATACCTCGGTTTATCACATCCAACTATTGGTAATATTCCAACTAGAGcgtaaaagatttgataaatCATGCAAACAGTTTGTCAAAATGTCGTTTTTCTGTAGGGTGACCATACACgacaattttgtaatatttcgtATATTTCAATGTTGTGACGATGTACAATATGAAAAAGCTAATCAGTATTCCACAACAGTGTTTTAGTGAGATATTTTCTATGTATCGGTGttccacaatttttaaaaaacttatAAGCCAACGGTAACCAAGAATATGTTAAGACTTGGGGCCAATTATAAGCGGACTTCCACAGTTCGTTTGGGTTGAAACACCTGTAATGGCGCATACtcatttatgaagatatttctACAGTAAACTTTCCAGTTCTCTTTGTATGTAATTCAATGATTAATAGAAATTATTAAGTTTTACTGACGTATTTATAAGGGACAAAAGGTATATTTTCAACTACTTTTCGATTTTATTGGGTTTACCTATTGTAAGACCAGGACCGCACACTCGcgattattattcaaaatataaaaatgcataTCATCTTTATAAGTTTCTATTTAAGCTAACACTTTCGGAAAATGCTTTCATCGAATCGATGACAAGAACAATCACCAAAAATAACGCAAATTGAATCGAGCACGAAACCGCCATCATGCGAATATGTTCAATGGTTTCTGCAATTTTATCAGTCTCTGGTAGCAAAGTGAGTTCAAATGTATGACGTTCTTGACGCCATACTACACAAGCTAGGAAGATCCGGCGCTGATCCCGAAAGTTTATATGATTAATTTGAAGACCATTTGTCCGTGTAATGTAGTATTCTTTCGCAGGTCCATATCCAAAGctggaaaatataaataaactgaaataaaccTACCAAACATTATGTTGCGCAAATATCCAACCTAGATTTAAAATACCGCTGACAAAACAGAAATAAACTTCTCTTAATTACTGTATATACTGGCTTTATACATGAAAAGATGAAGAACTATCGGATTCGAATCAGCTCTCGTCGAATTTTCATACATAAAGTAGCTTTTTACATATGTAGTGCATTATCTTGCAACAAAATCTCAGCCACCCGTAATTATTCTCCCTGAGCCGAAGGTTATCTGAACAACAATTATGGGAAAACTAAGGAAGGGAAAATTAATTAATCTAATTAAAATCGAGTTTTTAAAATCTATGAGAAATACACAGAAAAAACTGAAGCAGACCCAAAGTTAAAATTAGTTAGTAGGCCTACTTTTTTTTGACCAATGTAGTATATTTATACGTGCCAGAATGATGTTTGCTCAAAATATGATGCGTGAGTAAAACTATGTTAATAAAAATGTTACTGAGCGCCTAAGATTACTCCAGTAATACCACATTATAATCGAGAAAAAAAGATGAAGAGTAACACTCACCTGTAATCTTTTCTGAGTATAGTGCTGAATTGAAGTTCCCATTTAATGGATGTTCTCATTGTTATATTTCCTGGACAGCGTAGTTCCAAACTATCCGTGTTTTCGACAAGGAGAGAAAGTCTGGACATCGGCTTGAATATGTCGTCATCTTCGTCACACTCGTCGTAACACGTTTCTActaaaatttcatttctttttcgTTCAGCTAATTCCCGCATGGGCGTCTTAATGTTGCCGGAATCGATGCAATGTATCAGTCTTGTTCTCGTCTTTACGTAACAAAATCCGAACCTTCGACGTTCCCCAGTACCGGCACATCCATCGCATGGCATCCACTCGTCCCATTTGAGAATTGCTCGCGTCCGACCTAATTCTATATATCGAGTCGGTGTCATTCCTCTTTCTGATAACGTCCATAGAAACAGTTTTGGGTCGTGTACTGCAACTTTAAGCACGTATTGGTTAGTTGCATTGTTAGTAACACAACCGTACACCCCAGAATCTGTTGTTTTTAGTTCTACTATTCTCCAAATATGATGGTCAAATTTGCGAAAAAGTGTTATTCTGTGATCCGTCGCATCCGACAGGATTTTCATAACAGGCACACGGCCGTAgctttcaaatttaaattccGCGATCAAGTTAAGATGACATGTGTAATATAACTCTTCGCCAACAATTCTATCCAGAAGTTTTATCTGTGTGTCTTCACCAATAGGAATCCAGGGTGGGGGCTCTTTTTCAAACTTACTATTCATAAATGTTTTTGAAACGGGTATAAGAGCAGCAACGTTtactaataaaataatttgcattGACATAATGCTGAAAATGCTTTAAATAACGATAATGAAATTACGGTAATAGAATAGCAAGATGAATTCAGCAAAAACTTATTGAATGGGAGCAATTACTAAAACTATATAGGTAATACGCAAAGTAAAATGTCGGACTTTAGCGAGCTCTCAATTTCCTCGCCTATTTTGGGACTCTTTGTTCCTCCCTCACTATGGATAAAATCTACTTTATTTGTTGATGACTAAATATGTTAATGTATATCCATTGAATGATATATAATATCTTTCAAATTGAGGGAATCGATAGAGGGAAATTTCTAATTCGAATGGTGAGTTTCACAACATTTCAATTAAGGATCAAATTTAAACGAAAGCCAGGAACGTCAGGGCTTAGAAAATCAGCAAGGACCAAATGCTATTACTCGTTATAGTTTAATCCGAGGCCTGATATCAACTTTCTTGTCATGGCATTTTCTACAAATACATTTATGTTATGTATAGAAACATATATACATTATACTACAACCCAATTAAGTACTCACCAGTGGTTGTCTTGGACCAATCTGCCAATTTTCGGATATTGGTATTCTCTTGGTCGCCAAAGGAAAGTGAGTATATACTTATGAGCCAGTATAATTCCCTTTAATTTTGAGAATGTAAGGCGCGGACGGACGTATTGCTACTGGTACAGGACTCTGCCGCCATATCGAACCACTACATTTGGCAAATCCTGGATTACGCACTGGTTTCGACTGTGTCTTTGAATAAACTTGATACCCTGTTACAATCATGGTATCGACCAACTCGGGACTTCTTGAAATACAGAAAACCAGAGCCGGCCTATTGGAATACAGACTCGGAGTTTGCTTGTCTCCCTCACTATCCCTCAGTGCTTTGttctttatgacgtcataaaaaattCAAGCgtgaatattatttatatggGTTGCCAGATTCACCTATTTTAGACATTTAGATTTtagagcatcgacttccttgttagTAGCCACTCTTACACTTCACATATTCAGATAGATTTccaggtattttattttatccagACTTATTTTTTAAGTACAGAATATTTTGAAGTCGATTGGTCCATTAGTAGCGAGAACTGTGAATTTTCCAAAGCACAGCAATTCTGCAAAACTACCCATATACCATTCGTTTATTTCTCCAGACCGCTGCGgtccatataaaaataacacaaacaaataaaacataagCAAAAACAacacaataaatacataaaatacctgatacgacaatcagattcacagtaGATCTCAAAAAAGAGTTAATACAGTAATCTAAGAGGCCAAAAGTGAATTATAGAATCCAAGATAGCCCGTCATACGCACTTCTTGTCCAATAAAGTAGCAATATCCTAAGTGCGACAACTGCGTGTATCCCGCCATACATTGACTAAATTGTTTGTTATTCTCTCATGAAGATCTAATGAAAGTAGCAGTAGATTATTTTTTCACGCGTAGATTTTTATGGTTATCGCAGTCATAACGCCGTTTGGTTTTCATCTATAGCCCACAATCTCTACATTGTTGAATTTGataattggacacgaaatagtcctatgaattttgtgaaaaaatcgcttttcttatcaactactagaccaattgctttgaaatttttagggggtaaatattgtattttttgctagaaggccattttactttattcatttcaaaaatgtctGTGGCCTctatgaaattcatttttttgtgcgatgacgtcattattATGCTTTCGTCTAAGCTCAAATCTGCTGCTCAGCTGCGACACGGTACTCTACGGTGACAGATTGAATACCGGTACTATTTCGTGTCAATATATTGGAGAATCGCTCTCTTATTTAATAATCGGATAACCAAAGTGTCATCTCGTCATGGTATACTAttggaaaaatatatattggaaaTTGGATATTATTAGATGAAGTAATCGAGAAATGCTCCAGCTTTGCATTTCACTGGGATGAGAGTTTtacccaaatatatatatattacggtGATAACGATTTTGCATCATCGATCTTTTAGGTTCGCCCAGTTTCAAAAACGTTTTGTAGCTACTAATGTACCAAACCCCAAATTCGAATAAGCCATGCGGTATTTGTATCTCCCATTCAAGTTTAGAAATGATAGTTCATTTTTATGGGTGACGTAGtatagaatttcaaattttttttggattAGGGGTTAAATACCAAGAAATGCTGAAACTCCGAGCTTGATATCAAAAAGATACTGCTAAAAGAAAGCGTGAATCAGCTGATAGTTTCAAACTACAACTAGTATCTGGGAAATTCTTTGGTGTAAAAACAAATAATGTTCATAGTACGTATAGCAGAGGTgagcaatattttttggtataagagccgcatgcagcaagtcagaaataCGTGAGAGCCGcatacttttttaaattatcaataTTAGAGCTCATTAAATCATTTTGCATTGTAACTGTTACATTGATACTAATTTGGGAGACGCGAAACTGGCGTTTCGGCTGTTGACTGCGACTgcgcaatgttttttttttatgaaatacagTCAGAGTATTTTCACGATCAATATATATTCCATAATAGAACAAAACTAGCCTCAGTTGATGCATCGGATTCCTTGTCAAATGATATCATAAATTTCTGCTGTCTTTTCAGCATTAATTTAAAGTCAGTCAATCTGTGTTTCCTTACAGCTGATTTACGAGGGTAGTCTCGTACGAGGTTTCCGTGATTTGTTTCATGGTACCGTTCAACATTGCTGACTCTATTCTGAGAAGCTTATGAAAGATTAAgcacaaagttttttttttcttgactAGTGAATGCGTATTCTTCTTGCCATTATGACTTGACAACACTGTTTTCATCTTCGTATTTTTGCTCCTTACTTGACATATCGCAAGAGGGACTAACTGCAATCAAATTGCAATACCGCCAACTCAGCAACATACATTTGACCATTGTGATGTAAGATTTGTCGCTTGACTAATTCAAAGTTCAACGCCACAACAATTTTCATACCAAAATATACTTGGTCTCAATCATTGATGAAAGCTTCTTCCATCgcttaataaattaaaaagagtACTGTTACACTACAGTTTCTTTAACttaatttggataataattaaTGGTAGCGAGAAGAGCCACATGCGGATCGCTAGTCGCGGTTTGCCTACCGTTGAcgtagatcaggggtcggcaacctttcgtCGCTCGCAGGTCAaaataagggttgcaagtcattggcgggtcgcacatatttttaaaaagttgaaaaccgaacggattatacttttataatcaaaatcaagcagtgatacatctctcgaatagaatatagatttatttcctcattgcattgcattttcggcgccattgaactcTTTGTACttagcatcaaattttctgcgttttgttgccatttgtctaattataattaaactataggctcattaaacgagtaattgtgaattttatacttgttagtttataatataatttagtctacacgcgtCTCATAGTGAATTGTGTAACGTGAAAAATAtcatcgtcaaaacagctgtttttttACTATAAATCAGTGaaacgtcgcgggccggattatgttactccgcgggccgggtTGCCGACACCTGACGTAGAGCAACACTGATCTCAAATTTCGACAGACGAGATGACAACATAAATTGTTGACTTTTTTCGAATTTAGCAGGTAATTACAGTCTACGATAGACCTTAGCTCAGTGAAGATGCGACCAGATCTGAATGGTCGTACGAGTTCCTAGACCGGATATAGCGTACTTTGTttttgtaaaacattttttgtccAACCGTTAACAAAATGTGGCGGTACTATCAAAGCGCAAAATGGCTCTCAAAACACTATTTTGTCAAATGGCTCAAGCAGTTTTGTATGATTTCTGTCGCAGGTCAAATCGTTCCGTGAACGAAAATCTTCAATACCAAAATGCGCTGGTGGAATTCGCACAATACACTAACGACGATGTCGAGAATATCCGCATTACAGAAAACTTTGTCGACAAGAAATTCTAAAATTGATTACGCCCTCGCCTCTATTAAAACAAGAACATAATATGTATAaattattgaacaaaataaatatattaaataaaataatcttcGGTTCTTGATTTGGCTGATTTAACGAAATATTAGAAAATTCAAGTTTTAGCCGAATACGAATGCATCACTTTGCCTCCTGTAAAGGGTcggtgaaataaataaaatagtatgTTAGTACCTTATCAAAAGGTCGCACCATATAACTTATGGAATGCAACATGGTCGCAATTAAGGCAATCGTGCTTGTTGATTATGATAGAAATGTACTAACTTTTaagacaaattaaaaataaagtaatttgcGAAATAAGACTTTCACTAATATTCAGGTAAAGgaacataacaaataaaaatatcgaattaaataaatatctaaatattaTCAATGATGTGCACATCTATTTTGGATTAGGTATATGTTTTAGGATAAAGAGCATTTTCAGATCtgtattttaatttgtattgCATTCGGCTATAGGTTACCAAAAGAATGGCAAATAAGTTAAGGCCGTATTGAAATTTAGGATCACATCACATCAGCTGAGTAATCCTGAGCCCAATATGCTTGCCTATTATTATATCGTTGCATGTAATATTGATCTGATAGAAAACTCGTCATATTTGGAGGGTAGTAACCCCTCGTGCTTCGACTCATCATACCACCATGCATCGGATGAGGAAATGGGTAAGAGTGATAATCGTTTCGTGAAGTAATTTGGGTCGAAATACGTGAGAAATTTGCATTGTGATTAGGACCAAAATGTTGTCGACGCTGTAGTTGATTATTTCGTTTTTTCATGTTGGGACGTGTCTTTGAAACAGCCTTCGCCTTAGTTGTGGAATCACGCGATGGTTCAAGTGATGAAGACTCCGGAGCTTTAATTGGCGACGGTGGTACTTTTGGTTGCTCTGAAATACATGAATGCGAGTCTTTTTGCGGATCATCATTCACTTGAGAACACCCAGGCTCTAAAATACATGAATGAGAGTCGTTTTGCGGATCAGCGGTCACTTGAGAACATCCAGGCTCTGAAATACATGAATGTGAGTCGCATTGCAGATCATCAGTCCCTTGAGAATCTCCAGGCGAGTCTGGAATTACAATAGTTGGGATGTCTATAGAATCCGATGTCTCTTGTGAAGCAGGTGGCTCCGTTGTTTTATCAGTCAATTTCTGAGGACTATTTATCAAAGATTCTTTGAGTGTGGAAGTCTTTGGGTAAACCTTCTGCGCACCTATCGCAGGAGAAGAGGGATGAGGTTGCGCCTGTTCTGTTATAGGATCTCCGACTGTTTTCGAGGTAGATTCCTGCTGGTCTGTCATCGGTGGGGTATCAGGTGTCGGAAGCAAAGGTTTTGAGGTAGTCGCGCCGTCCAGGGGGCTGGGCGATCTAGGAGTTGATACAGCCGCTTTGGGATGACAATAAGGTTTAGGACGAAATGCATCTGGAACTTTTGTTCTGTGACTGT
Encoded here:
- the LOC120325412 gene encoding uncharacterized protein LOC120325412 isoform X1, with product MSMQIILLVNVAALIPVSKTFMNSKFEKEPPPWIPIGEDTQIKLLDRIVGEELYYTCHLNLIAEFKFESYGRVPVMKILSDATDHRITLFRKFDHHIWRIVELKTTDSGVYGCVTNNATNQYVLKVAVHDPKLFLWTLSERGMTPTRYIELGRTRAILKWDEWMPCDGCAGTGERRRFGFCYVKTRTRLIHCIDSGNIKTPMRELAERKRNEILVETCYDECDEDDDIFKPMSRLSLLVENTDSLELRCPGNITMRTSIKWELQFSTILRKDYSFGYGPAKEYYITRTNGLQINHINFRDQRRIFLACVVWRQERHTFELTLLPETDKIAETIEHIRMMAVSCSIQFALFLVIVLVIDSMKAFSESVSLNRNL
- the LOC120325412 gene encoding protein FAM187B-like isoform X3, translating into MTPTRYIELGRTRAILKWDEWMPCDGCAGTGERRRFGFCYVKTRTRLIHCIDSGNIKTPMRELAERKRNEILVETCYDECDEDDDIFKPMSRLSLLVENTDSLELRCPGNITMRTSIKWELQFSTILRKDYSFGYGPAKEYYITRTNGLQINHINFRDQRRIFLACVVWRQERHTFELTLLPETDKIAETIEHIRMMAVSCSIQFALFLVIVLVIDSMKAFSESVSLNRNL
- the LOC120325412 gene encoding uncharacterized protein LOC120325412 isoform X2, which codes for MNSKFEKEPPPWIPIGEDTQIKLLDRIVGEELYYTCHLNLIAEFKFESYGRVPVMKILSDATDHRITLFRKFDHHIWRIVELKTTDSGVYGCVTNNATNQYVLKVAVHDPKLFLWTLSERGMTPTRYIELGRTRAILKWDEWMPCDGCAGTGERRRFGFCYVKTRTRLIHCIDSGNIKTPMRELAERKRNEILVETCYDECDEDDDIFKPMSRLSLLVENTDSLELRCPGNITMRTSIKWELQFSTILRKDYSFGYGPAKEYYITRTNGLQINHINFRDQRRIFLACVVWRQERHTFELTLLPETDKIAETIEHIRMMAVSCSIQFALFLVIVLVIDSMKAFSESVSLNRNL